A stretch of Aedes aegypti strain LVP_AGWG chromosome 2, AaegL5.0 Primary Assembly, whole genome shotgun sequence DNA encodes these proteins:
- the LOC110676048 gene encoding uncharacterized protein LOC110676048, with protein MKVFIAVVALTLAVASQASYIPEAAAYSSWPVSTSVWPPNGVYGKGLHNDWSYANANNWNAYPSVNSWSSAWTPYGYNNGLYGRKTVVQANVAKSAYPWGLPWGTYGNAA; from the exons atgaaG GTTTTCATCGCAGTCGTTGCCCTAACCCTTGCGGTTGCCTCCCAAGCATCGTACATTCCGGAGGCGGCTGCCTATTCGTCGTGGCCAGTTAGTACCTCTGTGTGGCCACCGAACGGAGTCTATGGAAAAGGACTTCACAACGACTGGTCGTACGCTAATGCCAACAACTGGAACGCTTATCCTTCTGTCAACTCGTGGTCTTCTGCTTGGACTCCCTACGGATACAACAATGGCCTCTATGGTCGCAAGACCGTTGTCCAAGCCAATGTGGCCAAGTCAGCGTATCCATGGGGACTGCCCTGGGGAACTTATGGCAATGCTGCTTGA